Proteins from one Oryza sativa Japonica Group chromosome 12, ASM3414082v1 genomic window:
- the LOC136354870 gene encoding protein AMEIOTIC 1 homolog isoform X2 produces MTAAAVNASRVMRRRAAGEDLGDGDFWAGGAPRLYDFSQQEQKPFLPAPPSPAPVPASPPSPAAESVAPCLLTLQCSGVGWGVRKRVRYVGRHHHLARHHAPERAVDAARDDDEASSAKAKNESPKEEAAAAEEDDDVEHKVAVRTTSEEKKKKRRRKRGRGRVRGHGVAKRPKKEDEEGTKLSAPKAEQLEEEEEGAAVAAPSGMIDRWKATRYATAEASLLAIMRAHGARAGKPVPRAALREEARAHIGDTGLLDHLLRHIADKVAPGGAERFRRRHNAGGGLEYWLEPAELAAVRRKAGVADPYWVPPPGWKPGDPVSPEGYLLEVRKQVEQLAVELAGVRRHMDHLTSNVSQVGKEIKSEAEKSYNTCQVLKETCKMMWSEDCFIGITCVTEPLMVINLWINISSIPDGDQPLE; encoded by the exons atgaccgccgccgccgtcaacgCCTCGCGCGTcatgcgccgccgcgccgccggcgaggacctGGGCGACGGCGACTTCTGGGCCGGTGGCGCCCCGCGCCTCTACGACTTCTCCCAGCAGGAGCAGAAGCCGttcttgccggcgccgccgtcgcccgcgcccgtcccggcgtcgccgccgtcccccgcGGCGGAGTCGGTGGCGCCGTGCCTCCTCACGCTGCAGTGCAGCGGCGTCGGGTGGGGGGTCAGGAAGCGGGTCAGGTACGTCGGGAGGCACCACCACCTCGCGCGCCACCACGCTCCCGAACGCGCCGTGGACGCCGCgcgggacgacgacgaggcgagcTCCGCCAAGGCCAAGAACGAGAGCccgaaggaggaggcggcggcggcagaagaagacgacgacgtcgaACACAAGGTGGCGGTGCGCACCACgtcggaggagaagaagaagaagaggaggaggaagcgcgGCCGTGGCCGTGTCCGTGGCCATGGCGTCGCCAAGCGTCCCAagaaggaggatgaggaggggaCGAAGCTCTCGGCTCCCAaggccgagcagctcgaggaggaggaggagggcgccgcggtggcggcgccgagcGGCATGATCGACCGGTGGAAGGCGACCCGGTACGCCACCGCGGAGGCGTCGCTGCTCGCCATCATGCGCGCccacggcgcgcgcgccgggAAGCCCGTCCCGCGCGCGGCGCtgcgggaggaggcgcgcgcCCACATCGGCGACACGGGCCTCCTCGACCACCTCCTCAGGCACATCGCCGACAAGGTGGCGCCCGGCGGCGCCGAGCGGTTCCGGCGGCGGCACAACGCCGGCGGCGGGCTGGAGTACTGGCTGGAgcccgccgagctcgccgccgtgcgGCGGAAGGCCGGCGTGGCCGACCCGTACTGGGTGCCTCCTCCCGGATGGAAGCCAGGGGACCCCGTGTCGCCGGAGGGCTACTTGCTGGAGGTGAGGAAGCAGGTGGAGCAGCTCGCCGTTGAGCTCGCCGGCGTCAGAAG GCACATGGATCACCTCACTTCCAATGTGAGTCAAGTGGGCAAGGAAATCAAATCTGAGGCTGAGAAGTCCTACAATACATGTCAG GTGCTGAAGGAAACTTGTAAAATGATGTGGTCAGAAGACTGCTTTATTGGCATTACCTGTGTCACAGAGCCCCTGATGGTGATCAACCTCTGGATAAACATATCATCAATCCCTGATGGTGATCAACCACTGGAGTAG
- the LOC136354870 gene encoding protein AMEIOTIC 1 homolog isoform X3, which produces MTAAAVNASRVMRRRAAGEDLGDGDFWAGGAPRLYDFSQQEQKPFLPAPPSPAPVPASPPSPAAESVAPCLLTLQCSGVGWGVRKRVRYVGRHHHLARHHAPERAVDAARDDDEASSAKAKNESPKEEAAAAEEDDDVEHKVAVRTTSEEKKKKRRRKRGRGRVRGHGVAKRPKKEDEEGTKLSAPKAEQLEEEEEGAAVAAPSGMIDRWKATRYATAEASLLAIMRAHGARAGKPVPRAALREEARAHIGDTGLLDHLLRHIADKVAPGGAERFRRRHNAGGGLEYWLEPAELAAVRRKAGVADPYWVPPPGWKPGDPVSPEGYLLEVRKQVEQLAVELAGVRRHMDHLTSNVSQVGKEIKSEAEKSYNTCQTGDQREVGRQICFS; this is translated from the exons atgaccgccgccgccgtcaacgCCTCGCGCGTcatgcgccgccgcgccgccggcgaggacctGGGCGACGGCGACTTCTGGGCCGGTGGCGCCCCGCGCCTCTACGACTTCTCCCAGCAGGAGCAGAAGCCGttcttgccggcgccgccgtcgcccgcgcccgtcccggcgtcgccgccgtcccccgcGGCGGAGTCGGTGGCGCCGTGCCTCCTCACGCTGCAGTGCAGCGGCGTCGGGTGGGGGGTCAGGAAGCGGGTCAGGTACGTCGGGAGGCACCACCACCTCGCGCGCCACCACGCTCCCGAACGCGCCGTGGACGCCGCgcgggacgacgacgaggcgagcTCCGCCAAGGCCAAGAACGAGAGCccgaaggaggaggcggcggcggcagaagaagacgacgacgtcgaACACAAGGTGGCGGTGCGCACCACgtcggaggagaagaagaagaagaggaggaggaagcgcgGCCGTGGCCGTGTCCGTGGCCATGGCGTCGCCAAGCGTCCCAagaaggaggatgaggaggggaCGAAGCTCTCGGCTCCCAaggccgagcagctcgaggaggaggaggagggcgccgcggtggcggcgccgagcGGCATGATCGACCGGTGGAAGGCGACCCGGTACGCCACCGCGGAGGCGTCGCTGCTCGCCATCATGCGCGCccacggcgcgcgcgccgggAAGCCCGTCCCGCGCGCGGCGCtgcgggaggaggcgcgcgcCCACATCGGCGACACGGGCCTCCTCGACCACCTCCTCAGGCACATCGCCGACAAGGTGGCGCCCGGCGGCGCCGAGCGGTTCCGGCGGCGGCACAACGCCGGCGGCGGGCTGGAGTACTGGCTGGAgcccgccgagctcgccgccgtgcgGCGGAAGGCCGGCGTGGCCGACCCGTACTGGGTGCCTCCTCCCGGATGGAAGCCAGGGGACCCCGTGTCGCCGGAGGGCTACTTGCTGGAGGTGAGGAAGCAGGTGGAGCAGCTCGCCGTTGAGCTCGCCGGCGTCAGAAG GCACATGGATCACCTCACTTCCAATGTGAGTCAAGTGGGCAAGGAAATCAAATCTGAGGCTGAGAAGTCCTACAATACATGTCAG ACTGGAGACCAGAGGGAGGTTGGGAGACAGATTTGCTTTTCATGA
- the LOC136354870 gene encoding protein AMEIOTIC 1 homolog isoform X1, with protein MTAAAVNASRVMRRRAAGEDLGDGDFWAGGAPRLYDFSQQEQKPFLPAPPSPAPVPASPPSPAAESVAPCLLTLQCSGVGWGVRKRVRYVGRHHHLARHHAPERAVDAARDDDEASSAKAKNESPKEEAAAAEEDDDVEHKVAVRTTSEEKKKKRRRKRGRGRVRGHGVAKRPKKEDEEGTKLSAPKAEQLEEEEEGAAVAAPSGMIDRWKATRYATAEASLLAIMRAHGARAGKPVPRAALREEARAHIGDTGLLDHLLRHIADKVAPGGAERFRRRHNAGGGLEYWLEPAELAAVRRKAGVADPYWVPPPGWKPGDPVSPEGYLLEVRKQVEQLAVELAGVRRHMDHLTSNVSQVGKEIKSEAEKSYNTCQVIILHTLMCILFSRFTLNGFICSTLIKLVICVHMSSPGLCVLSYSEAKF; from the exons atgaccgccgccgccgtcaacgCCTCGCGCGTcatgcgccgccgcgccgccggcgaggacctGGGCGACGGCGACTTCTGGGCCGGTGGCGCCCCGCGCCTCTACGACTTCTCCCAGCAGGAGCAGAAGCCGttcttgccggcgccgccgtcgcccgcgcccgtcccggcgtcgccgccgtcccccgcGGCGGAGTCGGTGGCGCCGTGCCTCCTCACGCTGCAGTGCAGCGGCGTCGGGTGGGGGGTCAGGAAGCGGGTCAGGTACGTCGGGAGGCACCACCACCTCGCGCGCCACCACGCTCCCGAACGCGCCGTGGACGCCGCgcgggacgacgacgaggcgagcTCCGCCAAGGCCAAGAACGAGAGCccgaaggaggaggcggcggcggcagaagaagacgacgacgtcgaACACAAGGTGGCGGTGCGCACCACgtcggaggagaagaagaagaagaggaggaggaagcgcgGCCGTGGCCGTGTCCGTGGCCATGGCGTCGCCAAGCGTCCCAagaaggaggatgaggaggggaCGAAGCTCTCGGCTCCCAaggccgagcagctcgaggaggaggaggagggcgccgcggtggcggcgccgagcGGCATGATCGACCGGTGGAAGGCGACCCGGTACGCCACCGCGGAGGCGTCGCTGCTCGCCATCATGCGCGCccacggcgcgcgcgccgggAAGCCCGTCCCGCGCGCGGCGCtgcgggaggaggcgcgcgcCCACATCGGCGACACGGGCCTCCTCGACCACCTCCTCAGGCACATCGCCGACAAGGTGGCGCCCGGCGGCGCCGAGCGGTTCCGGCGGCGGCACAACGCCGGCGGCGGGCTGGAGTACTGGCTGGAgcccgccgagctcgccgccgtgcgGCGGAAGGCCGGCGTGGCCGACCCGTACTGGGTGCCTCCTCCCGGATGGAAGCCAGGGGACCCCGTGTCGCCGGAGGGCTACTTGCTGGAGGTGAGGAAGCAGGTGGAGCAGCTCGCCGTTGAGCTCGCCGGCGTCAGAAG GCACATGGATCACCTCACTTCCAATGTGAGTCAAGTGGGCAAGGAAATCAAATCTGAGGCTGAGAAGTCCTACAATACATGTCAGGTGATCATACTACACACTCTGatgtgcattttgttttctcgATTCACACTAAATGGTTTTATATGCAGTACGCTCATTAAACTAGTCATTTGTGTGCACATGTCTAGCCCTGGTTTGTGTGTTTTGAGTTACtctgaagccaaattttga
- the LOC107277282 gene encoding protein AMEIOTIC 1 homolog, whose product MTAAAVNASRVMRRRAAGEDLGDGGDGDGDFWAGGAPRLYDFSQQEQKPFLPAPAPAPPSPAPVPASPPSPAAESVAPCLLTLQCSGVGWGVRKRVRYVGRHHHLARHHAPERAVDAARDDDEASSAKAKNESPKEEAAAAEEDDDNVEHKVAVPTTSEEKKRRRRRKRGRGRVGGHGVAKRPKKEEEEEETKLSAPKAEQLEEEEGAAVAAPSGMIDRWKATRYATAEASLLAIMRARGARAGKPVPRGALREEARAHIGDTGLLDHLLRHIADKVAPGGAERFRRRHNAGGGLEYWLEPAELAAVRRNAGVADPYWVPPPGWKPGDPVSPEGYLLEVRKQVEKLAVELAGVRRHMDHLSSNVSQVGKEIKSEAEKSYNTCQEKYACMEKANGNLEKQLLSLEEKYENATHANGELKEELLFLKEKFVSVVENNTRLEHQLTALSTSFLSLKEELLWLEKEEADLYVKEPWEDDDEKQEHDAGKEAKDDDVAGVSAANDQPDVDGDGTTTTTTTSSNGGSGKRTSRKCSVRISKPQGAFQWPTPSLPFSPELAAPPSPPLTPTAPVVAGAANFATMDELYEYMMAGGLPTPPSTTSNAGKLPSLPAATACATTPPVKTADAAGDVGTELALATPAY is encoded by the exons atgaccgccgccgccgtcaacgCCTCGCGCGTcatgcgccgccgcgccgcaggCGAGGAcctgggcgacggcggcgatggcgacggcgacttcTGGGCCGGTGGCGCCCCCCGCCTCTACGACTTCTCCCAGCAGGAGCAGAAGCCGTTCttgcccgcgcccgcgcccgcgccgccgtcgcccgcgcccgtcccggcgtcgccgccgtcccccgcGGCGGAGTCGGTGGCGCCGTGCCTCCTCACGCTGCAGTGCAGCGGCGTCGGGTGGGGTGTCAGGAAGCGGGTCCGGTACGTCGGGAGGCACCACCACCTCGCGCGCCACCACGCTCCCGAGCGCGCCGTGGACGCCGCgcgggacgacgacgaggcgagcTCCGCCAAGGCCAAGAACGAGAGCCCgaaggaggaggcagcggcggcagaagaagacgacgacaaCGTCGAACACAAGGTGGCGGTGCCCACCACgtcggaggagaagaagaggaggaggaggaggaagcgtggccgtggccgtgtcGGTGGCCATGGCGTCGCCAAGCGTcccaagaaggaggaggaggaggaggagacgaagcTCTCGGCTCCCAaggccgagcagctcgaggaggaggagggcgccgcggtggcggcgccgagcGGCATGATCGACCGGTGGAAGGCGACCCGGTACGCCACCGCGGAGGCGTCGCTGCTCGCCATCATGCgcgcccgcggcgcgcgcgccgggaAGCCCGTCCCGCGCGGGGCGCtgcgggaggaggcgcgcgcCCACATTGGCGACACGGGCCTCCTCGACCACCTCCTCAGGCACATCGCCGACAAGGTGGCGCCCGGCGGCGCCGAGCGGTTCCGGCGGCGGCACAACGCCGGCGGCGGGCTGGAGTACTGGCTCGAgcccgccgagctcgccgccgtgcgGCGGAACGCCGGCGTGGCCGACCCGTACTGGGTGCCTCCTCCCGGATGGAAGCCAGGGGACCCCGTCTCGCCGGAGGGCTACTTGCTGGAGGTGAGGAAGCAGGTGGAGAAGCTCGccgtggagctcgccggcgtcagAAG GCACATGGATCACCTCTCTTCCAATGTGAGTCAAGTGGGCAAGGAAATCAAATCTGAGGCTGAGAAATCCTACAATACATGCCAG GAGAAGTATGCCTGTATGGAGAAAGCCAATGGCAATCTGGAAAAGCAGCTTCTGTCCTTGGAG GAGAAGTATGAGAATGCAACACACGCAAATGGCGAGCTGAAGGAGGAGTTGTTGTTTCTCAAG GAGAAGTTTGTGAGTGTGGTCGAGAACAACACCAGACTGGAGCACCAGCTGACTGCTTTATCCACTTCTTTCCTGTCTCTAAAG GAGGAACTGCTCTGGCTGGAAAAAGAAGAAGCTGATCTGTATGTCAAGGAACCATGGGAAGACGACGATGAAAAGCAAGAACACGATGCCGGGAAAGAGGCGAAGGACGACGATGTCGCCGGCGTCAGTGCAGCCAACGACCAGCCggacgtcgacggcgatggcaccaccaccaccaccaccaccagcagcaatgGTGGCAGCGGGAAGAGAACATCGAGGAAGTGCAGCGTGCGCATCTCCAAGCCGCAGGGCGCGTTCCAGTGGCCGACGCCGAGCCTGCCGTtctcgccggagctcgccgcgccgccgtcgccgccgctgaccCCGACGGcgcccgtcgtcgccggcgccgccaacTTCGCCACCATGGACGAGCTCTACGAGTACATGATGGCCGGCGGCCTCCCCACGCCACCGTCCACCACCAGCAACGCCGGGAAGCTCCCCTCGCTGCCCGCCGCCACGGCCtgcgccacgacgccgccggtgaagacggcggacgccgccggcgacgtgggcacCGAGCTGGCACTGGCCACTCCCGCCTACTGA
- the LOC9266574 gene encoding uncharacterized protein, giving the protein MEAKISSLCTALSSVLNHADDSSRALSDALSRRPIHLESAARGFLQGLERRSEAAGADLSRLESMAFGTVSFEELLGHCGEALAMFSRHADAIESRLVAFGYVPPDEEASEDVEEDWDVEKLPGVAGNGCFGGTSSVLRSSREMVDDDDALFENSMSLKNLGFSDACLATLSSQDSGLSGSTEILYRKPESVADVENKVNDAESMIPPKETNGQGNDAQGAIKASKEEYEKLPPYMKTLATWEELQEAISKLNSYFSSDKTQGNVALNQDDVGEIGLGRKGRSYLLILLRMNQLAMENIDGSIFYNIRKSDS; this is encoded by the exons atgGAGGCGAAGATCTCGTCGCTGTGCACCGCCCTCTCGTCCGTGCTCAACCACGCCGACGACTCCTCCCGCGCGCTCTCCGACGCGCTCTCCCGCCGCCCCATCCATCTCG agtcggcggcgagggggtTCCTGCAGGGGCTGGAACGGCggtcggaggcggcgggcgccgaCCTGTCGCGGCTCGAGTCGATGGCGTTCGGCACCGTCTCCTTCGAGGAGCTCCTCGGCCACTGCGGCGAGGCGCTCGCCATGTTCTCCCGCCACGCCGACGCCATCGAGTCCCGCCTCGTCGCCTTCGGCTACGTGCCACCCG acgaggaggcgagcgAGGATGTGGAGGAAGATTGGGATGTCGAGAAGCTTCCCGGGGTCGCTGGGAATGGGTGCTTTGGTGGAACGAGTTCAGTGCTGAGGTCCAGTAGAGAGATGGTGGATGATGACGATGCATT ATTTGAGAACTCCATGTCACTAAAGAATCTTGGCTTCTCAGATGCTTGTCTAGCTACCTTGTCCTCTCAAG ACAGTGGTTTATCTGGAAGCACAGAGATACTTTACAGGAAACCTGAAAG TGTTGCTGATGTTGAAAACAAAGTAAATGATGCCGAATCCATGATTCCCCCGAAAGAAACAAATGGTCAAG GTAATGATGCACAAGGAGCCATAAAGGCATCCAAGGAGGAGTATGAGAAATTACCTCCGTACATGAAGACTCTTGCAACATGGGAG GAATTGCAGGAGGCAATATCGAAATTAAACTCATACTTCAGCAGTGACAAAACTCAGGGCAATGTTGCATTGAATCAAGATGATGTTGGAGAGATTGGATTGG GGCGCAAAGGAAGATCCTACTTGTTGATCCTTCTGCGGATGAATCAGTTGGCTATGGAGAATATTGATGGCTCGATCTTCTACAATATACGCAAGAGCGACTCCTAG
- the LOC4352828 gene encoding cationic amino acid transporter 2, vacuolar, with the protein MGLEEGGAMRALMRRKQVDSDRVRAAGGHQLAKELSVTQLVAIGVGSTIGAGVYVLVGTVAREHAGPALTLSFLIAGVAAALSAFCYAELASRCPSAGSAYHYSYICVGEGVAWLIGWALILEYTIGGSAVARGISPNLALFFGGQDSLPWFLARHELPWFDVVVDPCAAFLVLVVTALLCKGIKESSFVQGVVTVLNCFVMLFVIIAGSYIGFQTGWVGYKVAGGFFPYGANGMLAGSATVFFAYIGFDSVASTAEEVKNPQRDLPLGIGTALSVCCSLYMLVSVVIVGLVPYFAMDPDTPISSAFARHGMHWAMYLVTTGAVLALCSTLMGSILPQPRILMAMARDGLLPSFFSDVNQRTQVPVKSTIVTGICAACLAFFMDVSQLAGMVSVGTLLAFTIVAVSILILRYAPPDEVPLPSSLEASFRLSQEYDEEKVRGPPVDANHEQLSSVVESINDTLIEKKQDTSVEESKRRKAAVCSISSVCVGVVVLTTSASFTFLPFLLRCFFCVFGGLLLLAGLGVLCYIDQDDGRHSFGHSGGFICPFVPLLPVMCILVNTYLLVNLGGGTWMRVGVWLVMGVFVYIFYGRTHSSLTDVVYVPVAQAEEIYGSSSSSGFVA; encoded by the exons ATGGGGCTCGAGGAAGGCGGCGCGATGAGGGCGctgatgcggcggaagcaggtGGACTCCGACCGggtccgcgccgccggcggccaccagcTCGCCAAGGAGCTCTCCGTTACGCAGCTCGTCGCGATTG GTGTTGGTTCAACAATTGGAGCTGGAGTATATGTTCTTGTGGGAACAGTTGCTCGGGAGCATGCTGGGCCGGCATTGACACTTTCATTTCTGATAGCTGGAGTGGCAGCTGCACTCTCAGCTTTCTGTTATGCAGAGCTTGCTAGTCGCTGCCCTTCTGCAGGAAGTGCCTACCATTATTCGTACATCTGCGTTGGCGAAGG agttgCATGGCTGATTGGTTGGGCATTGATACTGGAATACACCATCGGCGGATCAGCTGTTGCCCGTGGCATTTCTCCCAATCTG GCTTTATTTTTTGGAGGACAGGATAGTCTACCATGGTTTTTAGCACGCCATGAGCTTCCATGGTTTGATGTTGTTGTCGATCCTTGTGCGGCTTTCCTGGTTCTCGTTGTCACCGCCTTGCTATGCAAGGGGATAAAAGAG AGCTCATTTGTACAAGGAGTTGTGACAGTCCTAAATTGCTTCGTGATGCTATTTGTTATTATAGCCGGCAGTTACATTGGCTTCCAAACAGGATGGGTCGGCTATAAGGTGGCTGGCGG GTTTTTCCCTTATGGGGCGAACGGAATGCTTGCTGGGTCAGCAACTGTTTTCTTTGCCTACATAGGCTTTGATTCAGTTGCTAGCACTGCCGAGGAG GTGAAAAATCCCCAACGAGATCTGCCACTGGGAATAGGAACAGCATTGTCAGTTTGCTGTTCCTTATACATGTTGGTTTCAGTTGTTATCGTTGGTCTGGTACCATATTTCGCTATGGACCCAGATACCCCTATATCATCAGCCTTTGCAAGACATGGGATGCACTGGGCCAT GTACCTTGTTACAACTGGTGCTGTTCTTGCTCTTTGCTCAACCTTGATGGGATCGATTCTGCCACAG cCAAGAATATTGATGGCCATGGCACGCGATGGGCTTTTGCCATCCTTCTTCTCTGATGTCAACCAGCGGACACAAGTTCCTGTCAAGAGCACAATTGTTACTGGCATATGTGCAGCTTGTCTGGCCTTCTTCATGGATGTGTCACAACTGGCAGGAATG GTCAGTGTGGGCACACTCCTTGCATTCACTATAGTTGCTGTGTCCATCTTGATCCTCAGATATGCTCCTCCAGATGAGGTACCCCTGCCATCTTCTCTGGAAGCGTCATTCCGTTTGAGCCAAGAATATGATGAGGAAAAGGTTAGGGGTCCTCCTGTAGATGCGAATCATGAACAGTTGTCATCTGTGGTAGAATCAATAAATGACACCCTTATCGAGAAGAAGCAAGACACAA GTGTGGAGGAGTCAAAGCGTCGGAAAGCAGCTGTTTGCAGCATATCATCTGTATGTGTAGGGGTTGTGGTCCTCACAACTTCAGCTTCTTTCACATTCTTGCCATT CCTTTTGCGATGCTTCTTCTGTGTTTTTGGTGGCCTACTCCTCCTAGCCGGTCTCGGTGTCCTCTGCTATATCGACCAAGATGACGGGAGGCACTCATTTGGTCACTCTGGAG GATTCATCTGCCCCTTCGTTCCGTTGTTGCCGGTGATGTGCATCCTCGTGAACACATACTTGTTAGTAAACTTGGG TGGAGGGACATGGATGAGAGTTGGGGTATGGCTGGTAATGGGAGTATTCGTGTACATTTTCTATGGCCGGACCCACAGCTCATTGACCGACGTGGTGTATGTTCCGGTGGCGCAAGCGGAAGAGATATACggttcatcatcttcatcaggatTTGTGGCCTAG
- the LOC4352829 gene encoding plant cysteine oxidase 2, protein MKVGRGSRGGGGRDGGGVVEEERSGGVEAAPPVKRRRVAVAPSAGAGGSRRVQAEASPLQRLFRACRAVFRGTGTVPAPGEVDLLCSMLDKMKPEDVGLRADQEFFTARDDDEGIPLIKNTTLYECDNFTMIIFFLPRNAIIPLHDHPGMTVFSKLLIGSLHIRSYDWVDPEPALSCSSSSGDQLRLAKRVVNGVFTAPCDTSVLYPTTGGNMHRFRAIAPCAILDILGPPYSTEDGRDCTYYRAIPYSRHSVKNGAADQLTGVDEEGHRLSWLTETIPRMLRMRQIRYGGPPISDDE, encoded by the exons ATGAAGGTGGGGAGGGGATCGAGGGGGGGAGGTGgccgcgatggcggcggcgtggtggaggaggagaggagtggcggggtggaggcggcgccgccggtgaagAGGAggcgggtggcggtggcgccgtcGGCTGGGGCCGGGGGGAGCAGGCGGGTGCAGGCGGAGGCGTCGCCGCTGCAGCGGCTGTTCCGGGCTTGCCGCGCCGTCTTCAGGGGCACCGGCACCGTCCCGGCCCCCGGCGAGGTCGACCTGCTCTGCTCCATGCTCG ATAAAATGAAACCCGAAGATGTTGGCCTTAGGGCAGACCAAGAATTCTTCACGGCTAGAGATGATGACGAAGGAATCCCGCTCATTAAAAACACTACATTATATGAATGCGACAACTTTACG ATGATTATCTTCTTCTTACCACGAAATGCGATCATCCCACTGCATGATCACCCTGGAATGACGGTGTTCAGTAAACTACTTATCGGATCGCTGCACATAAGGTCGTATGATTGGGTTGATCCTGAGCCTGCCTTAAGTTGTAGTTCATCGTCGGGTGATCAAT TGAGGTTGGCAAAGAGAGTGGTGAATGGCGTTTTTACAGCACCATGTGATACATCAGTCCTGTATCCTACAACAGGAGGGAACATGCACCGGTTTCGAGCTATTGCGCCGTGTGCAATTCTCGACATTCTTGGCCCCCCTTATTCCACGGAAGATGGCCGAGACTGCACATATTACCGCGCTATTCCCTACTCACGTCATTCGG TGAAAAATGGCGCGGCCGATCAGCTCACCGGAGTCGACGAAGAAGGCCATCGCCTCTCATGGCTAACGGAGACCATTCCGCGGATGCTGAGGATGCGCCAGATCCGGTACGGCGGCCCGCCGATCTCCGATGACGAATGA